A DNA window from Candidatus Melainabacteria bacterium RIFOXYA2_FULL_32_9 contains the following coding sequences:
- a CDS encoding 2-C-methyl-D-erythritol 4-phosphate cytidylyltransferase — protein sequence MKISAIIPAAGSGTRFGSNKNKLLENINGMPVIIHTLQTISSIDAINEIIICTSDNIIDEIKNLVSKYNISKVKQVILGGVTRQESVFKGLKTLNNPDIVIIHDGARPLITRDIIENSIKTATEKGAAIVAVPTKDTIKRVNKENRIIETLNREELWNIQTPQVFNYKDILEAHIKFQGQNFTDDSALIEALGMPSYTVMGSYKNIKITTQEDIKIAEVFITSRS from the coding sequence ATGAAAATATCGGCAATAATTCCAGCAGCAGGTTCAGGAACCAGATTTGGATCAAACAAAAATAAACTTCTTGAAAATATTAACGGCATGCCTGTTATTATCCATACATTACAGACAATTTCATCAATAGACGCCATTAATGAAATTATAATCTGTACATCAGACAATATAATTGATGAAATAAAAAATTTAGTGTCTAAATATAATATTTCTAAAGTTAAGCAGGTTATTTTAGGTGGCGTTACCAGGCAAGAATCTGTTTTTAAAGGACTAAAAACTCTTAATAATCCTGATATTGTTATTATTCATGATGGAGCAAGGCCACTTATTACCAGGGATATTATAGAAAATTCAATTAAAACTGCAACAGAAAAAGGAGCAGCTATTGTAGCTGTTCCCACAAAAGATACTATAAAAAGAGTTAATAAAGAGAATCGAATTATAGAAACGTTAAATAGAGAAGAGTTATGGAATATCCAGACTCCTCAAGTCTTTAATTACAAAGATATTTTAGAAGCCCATATAAAATTTCAAGGACAAAACTTTACCGACGACTCTGCACTAATAGAAGCTCTTGGCATGCCTTCATATACAGTAATGGGAAGTTATAAGAACATTAAAATAACTACTCAAGAAGACATAAAGATTGCTGAAGTTTTTATAACATCAAGGAGTTAG